In Hydractinia symbiolongicarpus strain clone_291-10 chromosome 13, HSymV2.1, whole genome shotgun sequence, a single genomic region encodes these proteins:
- the LOC130624313 gene encoding 52 kDa repressor of the inhibitor of the protein kinase-like, which translates to MKADLHIMFFYEGLMLSSKFQSNHFVPLVHSSLKRKTDQSLKLCFPKKVFTDGNMCVGGKLQTKLNFLTKPIVKTYESPAITSSISTISKNCSTVDSTEPEMVYVCENDVGSFRKKVAKLKESDIRKLITNLFIPDNTYNFPVSNRKFQYKWLSDFSWLAYSPTMDGAFCLPCVLFGDRFPSKSYKVTKLFSEPQKHWPDAVPSFKRHCSSKQGLHVNTSLLFNSFIDNMSGARPSIDTLIDQNLQKSINDNRQKLIPIIDTTILCGRIGIALRGHRDGPDSQPKIGEYSQGGAGNFRELLNFRVRAGDNVLKEHLQSASKNATYISKTSQNALISCCGSVISDTIVNEIKRNKFFSIIADEAADCSNKEQMSLVLRFVDSSCDIREDFIRYIYCEEGLAGKDLASVLLKCVSKDLSLDILNCRGQGYDGAGSVSGHINGLSAHILRINRKAIYTHCHSHRLNLSVCGSCSIQSVKNTLERVKELSYFFNLSQVRQQLLEANILRHCPEAKKKKLIDVCRTRWIERIIGLDIFQELFVAIVYTLEDMSMNLDKKCNRDTSTKATSLLHLVTNFDFIVSLVVTRSVMDLLLPVTKILQGKTIDLLSSLHLIQSLKNMSLTIRASANDYHNNWYKEAVSLASTVRVQENRPRVCSRQVHRSNVSADTISSYYLRSLTIPILDHLSTELSKRFEPSSLAAYAGLAVIPSNMISLLYHHHHQKS; encoded by the coding sequence ATGAAGGCTGATCTAcacataatgtttttttatgaagGCCTTATGTTATCTTCAAAATTTCAGTCCAACCATTTCGTGCCTCTCGTTCATTCTTCTTTAAAACGAAAGACTGATCAATcacttaaattatgttttcctaAAAAAGTATTTACTGACGGTAATATGTGTGTAGGTGGTAAATTACAGACAAAACTTAATTTCTTAACAAAACCTATAGTTAAAACATATGAATCACCTGCTATAACTTCCAGTATTAGCACAATTTCCAAAAATTGTTCCACTGTTGATAGTACAGAACCTGAAATGGTTTATGTTTGTGAAAATGATGTTGGatcttttcgaaaaaaagttGCTAAATTAAAGGAAAGTGATATTCGTAAACTTATTACAAATTTATTCATTCCAGATAACACTTACAATTTCCCTGTCAGTAACAGGAAATTTCAGTATAAATGGCTTTCTGATTTTTCATGGCTGGCATATTCGCCTACTATGGATGGTGCATTTTGTCTTCCTTGTGTCCTATTTGGAGACAGATTTCCCAGTAAATCTTATAAGGTCACCAAACTTTTTTCTGAACCTCAAAAACATTGGCCAGATGCAGTACCTTCTTTTAAACGTCATTGTTCGTCTAAGCAGGGTTTACATGTAAATACTTCTCTTCTCTTCAATTCTTTTATTGATAATATGTCTGGGGCAAGGCCATCAATTGACACATTGATTGACCAAAATTTACAGAAAAGTATTAACGATAACAGGCAAAAACTGATTCCAATCATTGATACAACTATTTTGTGTGGGCGAATTGGCATAGCTTTGCGTGGCCACAGAGATGGTCCTGATTCACAACCAAAAATAGGGGAATACTCGCAAGGGGGGGCTGGAAATTTTCGTGAACTTTTAAACTTTAGGGTACGTGCAGGAGACAATGTATTAAAAGAACATTTACAATCTGCCAGTAAGAATGCCACATACATCTCGAAAACGTCTCAAAATGCTTTGATATCATGTTGTGGTTCAGTGATATCTGACACTATTGTCAACGAGATTAaaagaaataagtttttttccatAATTGCAGATGAGGCAGCTGATTGTTCTAATAAGGAACAAATGTCTCTGGTTTTACGTTTTGTGGACAGCAGTTGTGATATTAGGGAGGATTTTATAAGATATATTTATTGTGAGGAAGGGTTAGCAGGAAAAGATTTAGCCTCAGTTCTGCTAAAATGTGTTTCCAAAGATTTATCTTTGGATATTTTAAATTGTCGTGGGCAAGGATATGATGGGGCAGGGTCTGTTTCTGGACATATAAATGGACTGTCAGCTCACATTTTAAGAATAAATAGGAAGGCTATATACACTCACTGTCACAGCCATCGTTTAAATTTAAGTGTTTGTGGCTCATGCTCCATCCAATCTGTTAAAAATACCCTAGAAAGAGTAAAGGAATTGTCCTATTTTTTCAACCTGTCTCAAGTTAGGCAACAGCTCCTAGAGGCAAATATTTTACGACATTGTCCTGAagctaaaaagaaaaagttaattGATGTTTGTCGGACTAGATGGATTGAACGGATAATTGGCTTAGATATTTTTCAGGAATTATTTGTTGCAATTGTATACACTTTGGAGGACATGAGTATGAATCTTGATAAGAAATGTAACCGTGATACTTCTACAAAAGCTACCTCCCTTCTGCATCTTGTTactaattttgattttattgtttcaCTAGTTGTAACACGGTCAGTAATGGACTTATTGTTGCCAGTTACAAAGATTTTACAAGGAAAAACTATTGACCTTTTATCGAGCTTGCATCTTATACAAAGTCTTAAAAATATGTCCTTAACTATAAGAGCTTCTGCAAATGATTATCACAACAATTGGTACAAAGAGGCTGTTTCCCTAGCGTCTACAGTCCGTGTGCAAGAAAATAGACCTAGAGTTTGTTCTCGGCAGGTACATAGAAGTAATGTATCAGCTGATACTATATCTAGTTACTACCTGCGCAGCTTAACAATTCCAATTCTAGATCACCTAAGCACTGAACTTAGTAAACGATTTGAACCTAGTTCCTTAGCAGCTTATGCTGGTCTTGCAGTAATTCCATCCAACATGATTTCTCTTCTttaccatcaccatcaccaaaAATCTTGA
- the LOC130624315 gene encoding piggyBac transposable element-derived protein 3-like, which produces MASGSKSQGPSIGVRSFYGRKPVGVNRVQPFVNVRGIPEPNESSDDDLDSDSENEYYNAANQQDLIIESTSSEYDDSSSDSDDNLALSSIEATSKKTATDAKKTTAAAKKKIPINWKKKNLEVKENYEFKVDYQNELDDDLEGLGSELSYFFYLFPKDLIEDIARQTVLYSVQSRPEKPVDITEGDIQKFIACVLYMSIVKLPSTRDYWSSSIGIPQVAKVMTVNRFEEIKRFIHFSDNATADKTDKINKIRPLVNKLNEQLRTIPIEESLAVDEQIVPFKGRHSIKQYNPKKPHKWGFKVFVLSGVSGFSYNFEVFTGRADNVCAQNEPDLGASSNVVVRLARVIPENCNYKLYVDNWFNSIPLNVYMYTKGIQMVGTVRRNRIGKCPVSSDKEIKKKGRGTHEERVATIDDVDVCVVSWFDNKVVTLLSNFVGSEPTRYVKRFSKKENKHIEIPCPNLVTIYNKDMGGVDFLDSLLGYYRNKIRSKKWYHRIFFHLIDMMVVNAWILWRNQDPNVPLVKFKLAVADLLCHYQKTPNRKRGRPSIDNGVDRLGPKTPMPHQEVRTDKFAHWPVFNDSRTRCKYQKCSTLTYVCCEKCNVALCLNKDRNCFKKFHT; this is translated from the exons ATGGCGTCCGGCAGCAAATCTCAAGGTCCAT caattgGCGTAAGATCATTTTATGGGCGAAAACCTGTCGGCGTTAACCGAGTACAACCATTTGTAAATGTTAGGGGTATTCCTGAACCAAACGAATCTTCTGATGACGATCTTGATTCAGACAGCGAAAATGAATATTACAATGCTGCAAACCAACAAGATTTAATAATTGAGTCAACGTCATCAGAATATGATGACTCATCAAGTGACAGCGATGACAATTTGGCACTGAGTTCGATTGAGGCTACCTCGAAAAAAACAGCGACGGatgcaaaaaaaacaactgCTGCTGCAAAAAAAAAGATACCGATTAATTGGAAGAAAAAGAATCTTGAAGTAAAGGAGAACTATGAGTTTAAAGTTGACTACCAAAATGAACTAGATGATGATTTGGAGGGTCTTGGATCAGAGCTTTCGTATTTTTTCTACCTTTTCCCAAAAGATTTGATCGAAGATATTGCACGCCAAACTGTTTTATATTCAGTTCAATCACGTCCAGAAAAACCTGTTGATATCACAGAAGGTGACATTCAGAAATTTATTGCGTGTGTTTTATATATGTCAATCGTCAAGTTACCGAGTACTCGAGATTACTGGTCGTCCTCGATCGGTATTCCCCAAGTAGCAAAAGTGATGACAGTCAACCGCTTTGAagaaataaaacgttttattcATTTTAGTGATAATGCTACTGCTGATAAAactgacaaaataaataaaattcgcCCACTGGTTAACAAATTAAATGAGCAACTTCGAACAATACCTATTGAAGAAAGTTTAGCTGTTGACGAACAGATTGTCCCCTTCAAAGGGCGGCATTCCATCAAACAATATAACCCTAAGAAACCACATAAATGGGGCTTCAAAGTTTTCGTTTTGAGTGGCGTTTCAGGCTTTAGttataattttgaagtttttactGGTAGAGCAGATAATGTATGTGCCCAAAATGAGCCTGATCTTGGTGCAAGCAGTAACGTTGTCGTACGATTAGCACGAGTTATTCCTGAAAACTGTAATTACAAACTTTATGTTGATAATTGGTTCAATAGTATTCCACTAAACGTGTATATGTATACAAAAGGTATACAAATGGTAGGGACAGTTCGTCGTAACCGAATAGGAAAATGTCCAGTATCGTcagataaagaaataaaaaagaaaggtcGCGGAACTCATGAAGAACGTGTCGCAACAATAGATGATGTTGATGTCTGCGTTGTCTCGTGGTTTGATAATAAGGTGGTAACCCTGCTATCTAATTTTGTTGGTAGCGAACCAACAAGATATGTCAAGAggttttcaaaaaaagaaaacaaacatatCGAGATACCGTGCCCAAACCTTGTTACGATTTATAACAAAGATATGGGAGGCGTAGACTTTTTAGATTCGCTTTTAGGGTATTACCGCAACAAAATCCGGTCGAAAAAGTGGTATCACAGAATTTTCTTCCACTTAATTGATATGATGGTAGTCAATGCTTGGATTTTATGGAGAAACCAAGATCCAAATGTGCCTTTAGTAAAGTTCAAACTAGCTGTTGCTGATTTATTGTGCCATTACCAGAAAACTCCAAATAGAAAGCGTGGTCGACCATCAATTGATAATGGCGTTGACCGTCTGGGACCTAAAACACCAATGCCCCATCAGGAGGTTCGTACCGATAAATTTGCTCACTGGCCTGTATTCAATGATTCTCGCACTCGCTGCAAATACCAGAAATGCTCTACATTAACCTATGTATGTTGTGAGAAATGTAATGTCGCTTTATGTTTAAATAAGGACAGGAATTGTTTTAAGAAATTCCATACATGA
- the LOC130624317 gene encoding uncharacterized protein LOC130624317 translates to MDQPTVLGFQFEPEFQDDEEHSEPEEYSDISLDDANLRAITAEGDRKAGVDGWCTCGHCVVLDTERECICCHEIDEIKYFKLDDCRCITEHDSFSNVMLDRGVLWTALISLYDRENASLPCDRDNVPSQSYRYASYRQFSWFIHTRLGRGVRRVIPACVVAKIRTAFPSESGNYTRFREGGTNVPEIEMVWQFAAHEDESD, encoded by the exons ATGGATCAACCAACGGTACTTGGTTTTCAGTTTGAACCAGAATTTCAGGATGATGAAGAACATTCTGAACCTGAAGAATATTCTGATATTTCTTTGGATGATGCGAACTTGCGAGCTATTACAGCGGAGGGAGATAGGAAAGCTGGGGTCGATGGTTGGTGTACTTGTGGGCACTGCGTCGTATTGGATACGGAAAGAGAGTGCATATGCTGCCACGAGATAGacgaaataaaatatttcaaattagaCG attgcagatGTATCACTGAGCACGATAGCTTTTCAAACGTTATGCTGGACAGGGGTGTTCTGTGGACTGCTTTGATATCGTTATATGACAGGGAAAATGCATCTTTACCATGTGATAGGGATAACGTACCTAGCCA ATCATATCGCTACGCATCGTACAGACAGTTTAGTTGGTTCATCCATACTAGGTTGGGACGAGGTGTGCGGAGAGTCATTCCTGCTTGTGTCGTTGCTAAAATAAGAACAGCCTTCCCTTCTGAAAGTGGTAATTACACTAGGTTTAGAGAGGGAGGAACGAATGTTCCCGAGATTGAAATGGTGTGGCAATTTGCAGCTCACGAAGACGAAAGCGACTAA
- the LOC130623821 gene encoding uncharacterized protein LOC130623821 has translation MTSRLIEADKYEFDWITLLPGLGHLNMNQVKGYFKVLDNICLEPLGRDILNFKSPKAYSFFKDCKDNHKAWEAFEVFLHGTMLEQFTNTLKKAIMLVLWVSCNGNTK, from the exons ATGACAAGTCGATTAATTGAGGCAGATAAATATGAATTTGATTGGATCACGTTGCTGCCAGGCTTGGGACATTTGAATATGAACCAG GTAAAAGGATACTTTAAGGTTCTTGACAACATATGTTTAGAGCCCCTGGGCCGAGATATCCTAAATTTCAAATCTCCAAAGGCATATTCATTCTTCAAAGACTGTAAAGACAACCACAAAGCATGGGAAGCTTTTGAGGTTTTTTTACATGGAACTATGTTAGAACAGTTTACAAATACTCTCAAGAAAGCGATAATGTTAGTGCTATGGGTTTCATGCAATGGCAACACAAAATAA
- the LOC130623217 gene encoding piggyBac transposable element-derived protein 3-like produces the protein MSIVKLPSTRDYWSSSIGIPQVAKVMTVNRFEEIKRFIHFSDNATADKTDKINKIRPLVNKLNEQLRTIPIEESLAVDEQIVPFKGRHSIKQYNPKKPHKWGFKVFVLSGVSGFSYNFEVFTGRADNVCAQNEPDLGASSNVVVRLARVIPENCNYKLYVDNWFNSIPLNVYMYTKGIQMVGTVRRNRIGKCPVSSDKEIKKKGRGTHEERVATIDDVDVCVVSWFDNKVVTLLSNFVGSEPTRYVKRFSKKKNKHIEIPCPNLVTIYNKDMGGVDFLDSLLGYYRNKIRSKKWYHRIFFHLIDMMVVNAWILWRNQDPNVPLVKFKLAVADLLCHYQKTPNRKRGRPSIDNGVDGLGPKTPMPHQEVRTDKFAHWPVFNDSRTRCKYQKCSTLTYVCCEKCNVALCLNKDRNCFKKFHT, from the coding sequence ATGTCAATCGTCAAGTTACCGAGTACTCGAGATTACTGGTCGTCCTCGATCGGTATTCCCCAAGTAGCAAAAGTGATGACAGTCAACCGCTTTGAagaaataaaacgttttattcATTTTAGTGATAATGCTACTGCTGATAAAactgacaaaataaataaaattcgcCCACTGGTTAACAAATTAAATGAGCAACTTCGAACAATACCTATTGAAGAAAGTTTAGCTGTTGACGAACAGATTGTCCCCTTCAAAGGGCGGCATTCCATCAAACAATATAACCCTAAGAAACCACATAAATGGGGCTTCAAAGTTTTCGTTTTGAGTGGCGTTTCAGGCTTTAGttataattttgaagtttttactGGTAGAGCAGATAATGTATGTGCCCAAAATGAGCCTGATCTTGGTGCAAGCAGTAACGTTGTCGTACGATTAGCACGAGTTATTCCTGAAAACTGTAATTACAAACTTTATGTTGATAATTGGTTCAATAGTATTCCACTAAACGTGTATATGTATACAAAAGGTATACAAATGGTAGGGACAGTTCGTCGTAACCGAATAGGAAAATGTCCAGTATCGTcagataaagaaataaaaaagaaaggtcGCGGAACTCATGAAGAACGTGTCGCAACAATAGATGATGTTGATGTCTGCGTTGTCTCGTGGTTTGATAATAAGGTGGTAACCCTGCTATCTAATTTTGTTGGTAGCGAACCAACAAGATATGTCAAgaggttttcaaaaaaaaaaaacaaacatatcgAGATACCGTGCCCAAACCTTGTTACGATTTATAACAAAGATATGGGAGGCGTAGACTTTTTAGATTCGCTTTTAGGGTATTACCGCAACAAAATCCGGTCGAAAAAGTGGTATCACAGAATTTTCTTCCACTTAATTGATATGATGGTAGTCAATGCTTGGATTTTATGGAGAAACCAAGATCCAAATGTGCCTTTAGTAAAGTTCAAACTAGCTGTTGCTGATTTATTGTGCCATTACCAGAAAACTCCAAATAGAAAGCGTGGTCGACCATCAATTGATAATGGCGTTGACGGTCTGGGACCTAAAACACCAATGCCCCATCAGGAGGTTCGTACCGATAAATTTGCTCACTGGCCTGTATTCAATGATTCTCGCACTCGCTGCAAATACCAGAAATGCTCTACATTAACCTATGTATGTTGTGAGAAATGTAATGTCGCTTTATGTTTAAATAAGGACAGGAATTGTTTTAAGAAATTCCATACATGA